The genomic region CTCCTCCTGGTCGATGCGCATGGCCGGGGTGACGTCCGCGAGGACCGTCGGCTCGTAGAACCAGCCGTTCGGGTGCCGGGGCGGGCGCCGCCCTCCGCACAGGACCGTGGCGCCGTGCCGTACGGCATCGTCCACCAGCTGCTCCAGGTCCTCCCGGCCCGATGCGGTGGCCAGCGGGCCGACGTCGGTGGACTCCTCCATCGGGTCGCCCATCGTGAGCGCCGCCATGCCGGCCGTGAAGCGCTCCGCGAACTCGTCGTGGACGTCGGTGTGGACGATGAAGCGCTTGGCGGCGATGCAGGACTGCCCGTTGTTCTGCACGCGGGCGGTCACGGCGGTACGGGCTGCCTTGTCGATGTCGGCCGAGGGCATCACGATGTACGGATCGCTGCCGCCGAGCTCCAGGACCGTCTTCTTGACCTCGTCCCCGGCGACGGACGCCACCGCGCGCCCGGCGGGCTCGCTGCCCGTCAGGGTGGCCGCGGCCACCCTCGGGTCGCGCAGTACGTCCTCCACGGCGGCCGAGCCGATGAGCAGGGTCTGGAAGCACCCGCGGGGGAACCCGGCCCGGTGGAAGAGTTCGCCCAGGTAGAGCGCGGTCTGGGGGACGTTCGAGGCGTGCTTGAGCAGGCCCACGTTGCCGGCCATGAGCGCCGGTGCGGCGAACCGTACGACCTGCCAGAGGGGGAAGTTCCACGGCATGACGGCGAGGATCACCCCGAGCGGCCGGTAGGTCACCCGGACGGCGGACGCGCCCGCGTCGCGCACGTCGACGGCGGCGGGGTGCTCGTCGGCGAGGAGGGACTCCGCGCGGCCGGCGTACCAGCGCATGGACTTGGCGCATTTGCTGGCCTCGGCCCGGGCCGCCGCCAGCGGCTTGCCCATTTCCGTGGTCATCGTCCGCGCGATGTCCTCCGTCTCCGCCTCCAGGAGCGCGGCCGCACGGGTCAGCAGCTCGCTCCGTTCTGCGAACGCGCTGCGGCGGTACGTGGACGCCGCCCGGGCGGCGTCCGCCAGGCAGCGCTCGATGCCCGCGGCGTCGAGTTCGTCGAAGGTGCGCAGCGTCTGGCCGGTCGTGGGGTTCACGGTGGCGATGGGCATGGTCGGACCTTCCTGCAGGGGGCCGCCTCCCATCGACCCTGCCCCGCGCGCCGGAGCCGCGCAACGCGAGCGGGTCCGCCGGGTTCCCGGGGCGGGGTCTAGGCCATCACGTCCTCGCAGGCGGCGCAGACCCGGTCCGCGTACTGCGCGGGGTACCAGGCGGCGCCGGGGTCCGCGGACGGCGTCCACGAGGCCGTTTCCATGGCGAACGTGTCCCTGCCGCAGAAGGTCCTCGGCCCGGGGACCGATGTGGTTCCCGGGGCGGCCGGCGCCGCATGCACGCGCAGGACGGACGCGTCCGCCTGGTCGACCTCGTACACGACCACATTCCCGCTCATACCTAGACGGTAGGCGGCTGGAGTGCGGCCCGCGCGTTCTGACGATTCATCAGGTCACTTGTCCCAGACTCTTGACTCTGCTGTGGGCAGTCGCGATTCTCGTCCCCACGCTTGCGCGGGCCATGACAAGTCACGCGCCGTTTCCACCGACCCCGAAGACGTGAGTGATGACCATGACTGCACAGTCGCACCACAGGCACAGGCCCCTAGCGGTGCTGTCGTTGCTCCTCGCCGTGGTGGCCATGGTGCTCGGCCCCGCGGCCAGCTCCTCGGCCGACCCGGGCTGGTGGAACCCGGTCGCACGCCCCGCGCCCGACTCCGGGATCAACGTGACGGGCGAACCCTTCCAGGGGACCGACGCACAGGGCCGGGTGCGCGGCTTCGTCGACGCGCACGACCACCTGATGTCCAACGAGGGCTTCGGCGGCCGGCTCATCTGCGGCAAGCCGTTCTCCGAACAGGGCATCACCGACGCGCTCAAGGACTGCCCCGAGCACTACCCCGACGGCACGCTCGCGATCTTCGACTTCATCACCAAGGGCGGCGACGGCAAGCACGACCCGAACGGCTGGCCGACCTTCAAGGACTGGCCCGCCCACGACTCGCTGACCCACCAGCAGAACTACTACGCCTGGGTCGAGCGGGCCTGGCGCGGCGGCCAGCGGGTGCTCGTCAACGACCTCGTCACCAACGGGGTGATCTGCTCGGTCTACTTCTTCAAGGACCGCGGCTGCGACGAGATGACCGCCATCCGCCTGGAGGCGCAGAAGTCGTACGACATGCAGGCCTACATCGACAAGATGTACGGCGGCCCGGGCAAGGGCTGGTTCCGGATCGTCACCGACTCCGCGCAGGCCCGCGAGGTCGTCAAGCAGGGCAAGCTGGCCGTCGTCCTCGGCGTCGAGACCTCCGAGCCGTTCGGCTGCAAGCAGATCCTGGACATCGCGCAGTGCAGCAAGGCCGACATCGACCGCGGCCTCGACGAGCTGTACAAGCTGGGCGTGCGCAGCATGTTCCTGTGCCACAAGTTCGACAACGCCCTGTGCGGGGTCCGCTTCGACCAGGGCGCCCTCGGTACGGCGATCAACGTGGGCCAGTTCCTGTCGACCGGCACCTTCTGGAAGACGGAGAAGTGCGCCGGCCCGCAGCACGACAACCCCATCGGCCTCGCGCCGGCCGCCTCGGCGGAGAAGCAGCTCCCGGCGGGCGTCGCGGTCCCCTCGTACGCGGCCGACGCGCAGTGCAACACCCGCGGTCTCACCGAGCTCGGCGACTACGCGGTGCGCGGCATGATGAAACGCAAGATGATGCTGGAGATCGACCACATGAGCGTCAAGGCCGCGGGCCAGGCCTTCGACATCCTGGAGTCCGAGTCGTACCCCGGCGTGATCTCCTCGCACAGCTGGATGGACATGGACTGGACCGAGCGGGTGTACCGCCTCGGCGGGTTCGTCGCCCAGTACATGGGCGGCGCGGAGGGATTCAGCGCGGAGGCCAAGCGGACCAACGCGCTGCGCGACAAGTACAACGTCGGCTACGGCTTCGGAACCGACATGAACGGCGTCGGCGGCTGGCCCGGCCCGCGCGGGGCCGACACCCCGAACCCGGTGCGCTACCCCTTCCGCAGCACCGACGGCGGCTCGGTCATCGACCGGCAGACGACCGGCGTGCGCACCTGGGACCTCAACACCGACGGCGCCGCGCACTACGGCCTGGTCCCCGACTGGATCGAGGACATCCGCAACGTCGGCGGCCAGGACGTCGTCGACGACCTGTTCAAGGGTGCCGAGTCCTACCTGACCACCTGGGGCTCGTCCGAGAAGCACAAGGCCGGGGTGAACCTCGCCGCCGGCTCCGCCACCTCGGCCTCGTCCGCCGAGTGGAACCCGTTCACCAGCTACGCACCCGGCCGGGCCGTGGACGGCAGCACGGGCACCCGCTGGGCCAGCGACTGGAGCGACGACCAGTGGCTCCAGGTCGACCTCGGGGCGGCGAGCCTGGTCAAGCGCGTCACCCTCGACTGGGAGCGCGCGTACGGGAAGTCGTACCGCATCGAGCTCTCGGCCGACGGCACGAACTGGCAGACCGCGTGGTCCACGACCACCGGTGACGGCGGCCTGGACACGGCGCTGTTCGCCGGCACCCCCGCCCGCTACGTACGGGTCCACGGGCTGGGGCGCGGCACCCAATGGGGCTACTCCCTGTACGAGGTCGGCGTGTACAGCAGCTGACCGCACGGAACCGGAAGGAACCCCATGGCACGGATGGCCTCGGCGGAGCGGCGCCGACAGCTGACCGAAGCGGCCATCCGTGCCATGACCCGGGACGGCGTCGCCCGGACGACGACCCGGTCCATCGCCGCCGAGGCCGGCGTGTCCCTGAGCGTCTTCCACTACTGCTTCGACTCCAAGCAGGTCCTGCTCGAATCGGTCATCGAGACGATCACCGCCCACTACATCACCGTGGTGAAGGAGGCGATCCAGCCGAAGGCCACCCTCCGGGAGACCGTCCGGGCCGGGTTCCAGGCGTACTGGGACCACGTGGCGGCCAACCCGGGCGAGCACATGCTCACCTACGAGCTCACCCAGTACGCGCTGCGCCAGCCGGGCTTCGAGCACCTGGCCCGGCGGCAGTACGAGCTGTACGCCGAGACCTACACCGGACTCGTCGAACAGCTGCGCCACACCATGGGCTTCGAACTGCGCATCCCGGTCCCCGCGCTGGCCCGCTACCTGGCGGCCATGACCGACGGGCTGACGCTGAGCCTGCTGGTCCTCGGCCAGGACGCGGCCTCGGCGGACATCCTCGACACGCTCACCGACCACGTCGCCGGCCTCGTCGGCGACCACGCCCCGCAGGACATCCTCTAGCTCTCGTCCGGAACGTGGATGTCCAGGGCGCAGATGTCGTCCCGGTGCCCCTGGCGCCGGGCGGCCAGGGTGCGGGCGAGGGTTTCGCCCCGGCCCTCCTCCAGGAGCCGCCGGGCGGTCCCGGCGAGCCGGGCGAGTCCCTCGTCGAGGTCCTCCCCCGGTTCCTCGACGAGCCCGTCGGTGTAGAGCACGAGGTGATCGCCGGGTTCCAGGCCGAGGGTGCTCTGCGCGTAGACGGAGTCGAAGCCGGCCCCGAGGAGGCTGCCCGTCGGCAGGGGGAGGAACCTCGCCTCGCCGCCGCGGATCAGCAGGGGCGGCAGGTGCCCGGCCCGTACCCAGGTCAGGCGGCGGTCCCAGGGCTGGTAGCGGCCCATGATCATGGTGGCGGTGGCCCCGTAGGTGTCCCTGGCGGTGTGCAGCAGGAGGGTGTTGAGCCTGCTCAGTACGTCGGGCAGCGCCGAGCCGGTGACGGCCATGCCCTTGGCGGTGAAGCGGAGCTGGGCCATGGTGGCGACGGCGTCCAGGCCGTGGCCGGCGACGTCGCCGACGACGAAGAGCGCGCTCCTGTCGGGGAGTTCGATGGCGCTGTACCAGTCACCGCCGACGTTGACCCCGCTCTCGGAGGGTACGTAGGCGACGTCGATGCACAGGCCGGCGAGCTCCAGGGACTGCTCGGGGATGGGCAGCAGCGCGTGCTGGAGCCGGGCGGCGAGGGTGCGTTCGGCCTGCAACATGCCGCGCTCCACGAGGACGGCGCGCTCGCTCTCGCGCAGGGCCAGTTCGATGTCCCGCAACGCGGTGACGTTCTGGAAGAAGCCGTGCACCTCGACCGGGGTGCCGTCCGCGTCGGTCTGCGCCTCGGCGAAGATCCGCAGGTGCCGTACCCCGTCGGTGGTGGTGACGCGGAACGGCAGGTCTACCGGGGCTCCGTCGCGCAGCAGCCGCTTCACGGCCGCGCCCAGCCGCGCGAGGTCGTCGGGTACGACGTGCCGGGGCAGTTCCTTCAGCCCGATCGGACCCAGCGCGGGATCTCGGTCGAAGATCGCGTAGACCTGCTCGGACCAGGTGATGGTGTTCGTCGCCAGATGCCAGGCGGCCCATCCGAGGTTGCCCAGGCGCTGCATGTCGTCCAGCCGGCGGGCCTCGCGCTCGCTGGAGTCGTGGCGGACCCAGGAGACGACCAGGCGGGCCCCCAGCCGGGTGGCCCGGACGGAGTAGGTGGACTGCCGGGGAACTCCGGCGGTGACCTCCTCGTAGACGAAGGGCTCACCTTCGTAGACGGTTCCGGTGCTCAGCGTGTCCAGGTAGCCCTCCCACAGGGCCGTTCCCGCCACCGTGGGGTAGGTCTCCAGGATGCGGCGGCCCACGAGCTCCTTGCCCCGCCGTCCGGCCACGTCGACCGATTCCGGCGCCGCCGCGTCGATCCGGTAGTCCTCCACCTCTCCCGTCCCGGAGCGCAGTGGGGTGAGCAGTACCGCGGTTTCGGACATCGCGTCCAGGATCCGCTGGACGGCTTCCACCTCGCCCGGCTCGCCGGGGTCCGGCGGGCGCCCGATGTGGCGCAGGGGGGCCGCGCACAGCCGTACGGCACGGAGCAGCAGGGCCCGGGTGTCGGCGTCGAAGGGGGTCTGCCGGGTCCGGAAGAACCCGATGGCGGCCGTCACCGGGCGGTGGCCGGGTACCGGGAGCCAGGCGCGCGTCGGCCACAGACCGGGTGGATCGCCGATGAGGTGGTAGCGGATGCCGTCCCGCGCCGGATCCTCGAGCCAGAGCGGCTGCCCGCCGTCGATGGCCTCCAGGGCGGCCAATCCGCTCAGCGGCGGGACATGGTGCCACTGCGCGGCCAGTTCGTCGCCGACGCCGGCGTGTCCGGCCAGTTCCAGGCTCCCGGCGGGCGCCACGGCGTAGATCATCACGCCGTCCACACCCGCGGGGTCGGCGAGTGCGGACCGCAGCAGCCCGGCGACGTCGTCGGGGCCGTGCGCACCGGCCAGGCCGTCGGCCAGCCGGGCCAGGACCGCCCGGTGCCCGGCGCCGCCGTGGCCCGCGGCGGAGTGGCGGTCCGTGCCCGAAGCCGGGGGGCCCGGCTCGGAGGACGGGCAGGCCTGCGCGGCGGGGACGGGGGGCGACGCTGGACCGGCGGGGATCCGGCCCAGCGTGATCCAGCACTCCTCCATGAGCGTCCGCTGCCCCTGCGCGGCGCGGCGCAGCAGCGTCTCGTACGCCACGTCCTCCGACAGGCCCTCCAGGGCCATCAGCACGCCCTTGGCGCGCTCCAGGACGGCCGTGGTCGAAGCGAGACCCTCCAGGCCCACGACTTCCGCGCGCAGCTTGGCCACGACCCTGGCCAGTGCGAGCACCTCGGGCACGGCGCCGTCGCCCGGAGGCGCGGTATCGCTCGTCATGCTCCGAGCATGTCACGACTCGGGGCCCGTCACGGGCCGGAACCCATGACGGGCTGGGGGCCGAAGGGTCAGCCCGCGAGGGGGGCGGCGGCTGCCGTGCCCACCACGAGGCTGTCGACGACCCCCCGCAGGCTGCCCGTGCGTCTCAGGGCCGCCCGCTGACGGCTCGCGCCGGTGCCCTGGCGGCGCAGGTCGTCCCACAGGGATTCCACGGCGTACAGGTCACCGGCCGCCGCGAGCCCGGGTGCGGCGCGCTCCAGCAGCCGCTCGACGAGCAGGGCGGCGGGCCGTTCCAGGCCGCTCACCGGGTCGAGGCCCAGTCCGTCGATGCCGTGCTCCGCGGCCATCTCGTGGGCCCTGCGCAGCGTGGCCGTCGCGGGTTGGGGCGGCGGCACGTCGGCGTCCGCTTCGGCGAGGAGCGTCCCGGCGAGACCGCGTACGAGTGCGGCCAGCAGGACGACCGTGTCCACGTCGGCGTTGACGTCGGCGATCCGGAACTCCAGCGTCGGCACGTGCTCGGAGGGCCGGGCGTACCAATAGAGCATGCGGCGGTCGAGCAGCACTCCGGAGCCGACCATGCCGTCGACGTATTCCAGGTACCGGGGCTCGTCCAGCAGCGGGGGCGGTCCCACGGTGGGCCAGGCGGAGAAGGCGACCGACCGCCAGCTGTCGAAGCCCGTGTCACGGCCGCATTCGACGGGGGAATTCCCGGTCAGCGACTGGAGCACCGGCAGCCAGGGGCGTATGTGGTTCGAGAGGGCCAGCGCGCGCTTGCGGTCCAGGGCGCCGACGTGCACGTGGCATCCGCAGACCATGCGGGAGGGGCCGACGAGGGAGGCGAACCGGCGGGCCATGCGACGGTAGCGTTCGTTGTCGGTGACCGTCAGCGGCTCCTGCGGAGCGATCACCGGGACCCCCGAGGCCACCAGCAGGCAGCCCACCTCGCTCGCGCTCGGTGCGACGGTCCCCCGCAGCCGTACCAACTGCTCGCGCAGGTCCGCGCGGTCGGCGGTCGGCACGGTGCAGACCTCCACCTGCGCGTTGTAGAACTCCGCCTGGACCTGCTCGCCCATCAGGCCCTCGAGGGCGCTGATCACCTTGGGCGCGCGGTTCACCGGCGCCCTGCTGACCCGGTCGACCAGCAGGTACTCCTCCTCGACACCCATGGTCAGAACGTCCATCGGCTCTCCTGTTCAGAAAGTACCCGGCGCCTACTCCTGCCTCCCCTCGCTTCATCGTCCCAGTACACCTTCCGATCGGCCCGCCCGCACATGAGCGGCCCTCGGCCGGGCAGGGGCAGGGGGCAGCGCAGAGGCCGTACGGACAGCGAGTACGGCCGAAACCCGAGGTGAGCCGTATGGACTGGTCGAGCGAACCGGAGCCCGAGGGCCCCGGTCCCACCCCCGAGAGCCCCGATCCGGTACCCCGCGATCCGCAGCCGCCCCCGGCTCCCGGCCGCCCGGCTCCGGGCGCGCCGCCTCCCGACGAGCCGCCGGCGGTCCCGGAACCCCCTGACTGAAGGAGATGAACCCGGTGCGCATCGCCTTTCTCATGGCGCCCGAAGGCGTCGAGGAGATCGAACTCACCGAGCCCTGGAAAGCCGCACTGGCGGCGGGCTGGAACCCTCAGCTGGTCTCCACGAGAGCCGGCCGGATCCGCGCCTACCACCATCTCGAAAAGGCGGGAACCTACCCCGTCGACCACGTCCTCGCCGGGGACACGTCGGACGCCTTCGACGCGCTCGTCCTGCCTGGCGGGGTCGCCAACCCGGACGCCCTGCGACTGAACGCGCGGGCCGTCGCCTTCACGCGCAGCTTCTTCGAGGCCGGAAAGCCCGTCGCCGCGATCTGCCACGCCCCGTGGACCCTGGTGGAGGCCGACGTCGTACGGGGCCGCACGCTCACCTCGTGGCCGAGCCTGGCGACCGACATCCGCAACGCGGGCGGCACCTGGGTGGACGAGGAGGTGCACGTCTGCCGCGAGGCGCCGGGCACGCTGATCACCAGCCGCAAGCCGGGTGACCTGGACGTCTTCTGCGCCACGTTCGTCAAGGAGTTCGGCGCCGGCTGGCCGGTCTTCGTGCGGCCTGCGGACGCTGAGCCTGCCTCGGCCCGCGACGCCTGACCGGCGAAGAGAGACCGGCCCCGCGCACCGCCGCGGGGGCGGTGCGCGGGGCCGGGTGCCGGTCGGTCAGGACAGGTACAGCAGCGCGCTCAGGACCTCGTGCAGGACGGCTTCGGGATCGGCCACGGCTTCCGCCGAGCGCCAGGCCACGAAGCCGTCAGGGCGTACGACGACCGCCCCGGTCTTCGTCGTGCCGTGGACCTCAGCCCAGTCGGCGCCCTCCTCCGTGGCCAGGTCGGCCTCGGGGCTGGTGCCGATCGCGTACGCGTCCAGGCCCACGCCCAGCTGCCCGGCGGTGGACCGCGCCGCCGCCCGCCAGGGGGTGCCCTCGGAGCTGAGCAGCACGAACGACCGCTCGTAGAGGTCCACCGTGGACGTCCGCCCGCCGGGCCCCCGCAGCCACATGTGCGGCGCGCGCGTGCCCGGCTCGCCGGTCAGCCGCATCCGTTCGGGCACGACGGGCAGTTCCGGGTCGGTGCCCAGGACGGCGCCCAGGTTGTAGCGGTAGCCCATGGCGACGGAGAGGACCCCGCCCCCTGGCCGGCCGCCGCCGCGCGGCGCGGGGGCGGCCTCGGGTTCGTACCCCGGGTGGCTGTGTTCCGCCGAGCGGGCCGAGGCACGCTCGCTCGTCGCCCTGGCGACGGGCAGCCGCTCGGCCTCGTAGGTCTGCAGCAGTCGCGGACCCGCCGAGCCGTTCAGCACGGCGGCGAGCTTCCAGGCGAGGTTGTGGGCGTCCTGGATCCCGGTGTTCGAGCCGAACGCCCCGGTGGGGGACATCTCGTGGGCGGAGTCGCCCGCGAGGAAGACCCGCCCGGTCCCGTACCGTTCGGCGACGCGCTCGGCGGCGTGCCACGGGGCCTTCCCGGTGATCTCGATGTCCAGGTCGGGCGCGCCGACGGCCCGCCGGATGTGCTCGGCGCAGCGCTCGTCGGTGAAGTCGTCGATCGTCTCGCCCCGGTCGGGGTGCCACGGCGCGTGGAAGACCCACCGCTCGCGGTTGTCGACGGGGAGCAGGGCCCCGTCCGCGCCGGGCTTGGTCAGGTAGCACACGATGAAGCGCCGCTCGCCGACCACTTCCGCGAGTCCGCGGGACCGGAAGGTGACGCTCACGTTGTGGAACAGGTCGCCGTGGCCGCTCTGGCCGATGCCGAGCTGCTCCCGGACGGGGCTGCGCGGCCCGTCCGCGGCGACGAGGTAGTCGGCGCGGACGGTGCTGTGCTCCCCGGTTTCCCGGTTCTTCACGATCGCGGTCACACCGGTGTCGTCGGGGTCGAAGGAGAGGAGTTCGGTGGAGAACCGCAGGTCCGCCCCGAGCTCGGGGGTCACCGACATCAGCACCGGCTCGATGTCGTTCTGGCTGCACAGGCACCACGCCGCCGGGCTGAATCGGGCGAGCGCACCCCCCGGGTCGATCTCTTCGAACAGCCACTCCAGGTCGTCACCGGTCAGCGAGCCGCCCTGCATGATGCCGTGATTGTCCGCCAGGACCGAGGCGGCCTCACGGATCCGGTCCTCCACGCCGGCGACTCGGAACAGCTCCATGGTCCGTACGTTGATCCCGCGTCCGCGCGGGTGCATCGAGGTGCCCGCATGCTTCTCGACCAGCATGTGCCTGATGCCGTGCCGGCCCAGAAATAGCGAGGTGCACAGGCCCACCAGCGAGCCGCCCACGATGAGGACCGGGACGCGGTGGTCGACGTTTTCCTTCATGGCACTTCTCATGCCCTGCGCGAGGGGCGTTCCCTCGCCCGTTCACCCGCATGGATCTCTCCTCTCGCGCCGATGGCAGTACCGGACCACGATCGGTTCGGGTGGCGCCGCCCCGTGGCGACCGCGATGTCTCGAAGGAGTGTGAACGATGACGACCTTGTCGGAACGGATATCCCAGTCCGCCTTCGACGGCGCGAGGCTTCGCGTCGTGCTGCTGCTGGACCTGTACGACGGGGCTCAGAATCAGTTCCTGGAGGTCTACGAGCACATGCGTCGGCAGGTGTCGTCCGTCCCCGGACACATCAGCGACGAGTTGTGCCAGTCCATCGAGAACCCCTCGCAGTGGCTCATCACCAGCGAATGGGAGAGCGCACCGCGCTTCCTGTCCTGGCTGAACAGCGAGGAGCACGTCGCGATGGTCAAGCCGCTGCACGACTGCGTGCGCGACACCCGCTCGCTGCGGTTCAACGTGCTGCGGAAGACCAGCAGGTCCTCCGTACCGGACAGACCGGCCGAACCGGGCCCGATCGCCTCCGCTCCCCGGCGGGGGGACGGCGTCGTGCGCCATGCGCTCACCTTCACCGTGAAGCCTGGCAGCGAGGCCGTCGTCGCCGAGCTGCTGGCGGGGTACTGCTCCCCGCAGGCCCAGGTGGACGAGAAGACCAGGCTGCGCCGTACGTCCCTCTTCATGCACGGGAACCGGGTCGTACGGGCCGTCGAGGTGGAGGGCGACCTCCTGGCAGCCTTGCGCCATGTGGCCGGACAGCCCGAGGTCAGGGCCCTGGAGGCAGCCCTCAATCCGTACCTGGAGCAGGACCGGGACCTCAGCGACCCCGGATCCGCCCGGATGTTCTTCACCCGGGCGGCGCTCCCCGCGGTGCACCACGTGTCGTCCGGTGGGCCAGAGCCCGAAGACGTGCGGCGGCGCGCGCTGTTCTATCCCGCCAAGGACGGGTGCGGCATGGCACTCGCGCGGCTGCTGGCCGGACAGGACGAGGCCGCCGTGGGCGATCCCGCGAGCCCCATCGTGGCCAGCACCGTCTTCCAGCGCGACGACTTCGTCGTCCGGCTGCTCGACATGCACGGCAAGCTCGACGCCCGGCCAGCTCTGGCGGCCGGTGTCGAGGGCGACCACAAGGCGGCCGTGCTCGCCCGGCTGCTCGACAGCGCCACGGACGGTGTCCCCACGACCGACGAGGAGATCTCCCAGTTCCTGGAACGTTCCGAAATGAGTCTGATCACCGACCGGCGTCCGCCGGCGCGAGCTTGAGGAGAGGTCTGTCATGACCGCTCGACTGACGATGGAAGAACTGGCCGCTCTGATGCACAAGGGCGCGGGCCTCACCGTCGATCCCGCCGAGATGGCGAGCCGTCCCGAGGCGGCCTTCGACGAGTGGGGGCTCGATTCCCTGGGGCTGCTCGGCATCGTCGGGGAGCTGGAGAACCGGCACGGACGGCCCCTGCCCCCCGACGCGGACCGGTGCAGGTCGCCGCGCGAGTTCCTGGACCTCGTCAACAACGCGCTGATGACCGGCGCGTGACGCGGGCGTCCGTCGCGATCAGCAGAACCCGCGCCCCCGGGACCGGCTCCGTGCCGGTCCCGGGGGCGCCGGTGTGAGAGCCGCTGTCACCCGGGGACGGTGCACTCGAACGCGTGCAGGTACGGGTTGACCGGCCGGATCTCGCCGACCTCCAGGCCGGCGTCCGCCATCCGCGTGACGAGGCTGTTCTTGGTGTGCTTCGCACCGCCCACGTTGAGCAGCAGCATCAGGTCCATGGCGGTGGTGAACTTCATGGACGGGGTGTCGTCCACCAGGTTCTCGATGATGACGACCCTGGCTCCGGGGCGGGCCGCCGCGATGACGTTGTGCAGGGTCCTGCGGGTGCTGTCGTCGTCCCACTCCAGGATGTTCTTGATGATGTACAGGTCGGCCTCCACCGGGATCGCCTCACGGCAGTCGCCGGGGAGGATCGCGGTCCGCTCGGCGAGCGGACCGCCCTCGCGCAGCCGGGGATCCGCCTTCGCCGCCACTCCCGGCAGGTCGAGCAGGACCCCTCGTACGGACGGGTGCTTCTCCAGCAGGCTCGCCAGTACGTGGCCCTGGCCGCCGCCGATGTCCGCGACCACCGAGACCCCGGTGAGGTCGAGGAGTTCCGCGACGTCCAGCGCCGACTGCATGCTGGAGGTCGTCATGGCCCGGTTGAACACGTGGGCGGACTCGTGCGCGTCCTGGTGCAGGTAGTCGAAGAAGCCCTTGCCGAACAGGTCGTGGAAGACGCTCCCGCCGGAGCGCACCGCCTCGTCGAGCAGGGGCCAGGCCTGCCAGGTCCAGGGCTCCGTGCACCACAGGGAGATGTAGCGCAGGCTGTGCGGATCGTCCTCGCGCAGCAGGCGTGACATCTCCGTGTGGACGAACGTCCCGTCCTGGGTCTCCGCGAAGACTCCGTAGCAGGACAGGGCCCGGAGCAGCCGGTGCAGCGGCTTGGGTTCGCAGTCCAGCGCCGCGGCGAGCTCGGCGGCGGTGGCGGGCGCCTCCCCGAGCTCGTCGGCGACGCCGAGACGGGCCGCCGCGCGCACGGCGGCGGCGATCGCCGCGCCGAAGACGAGCTCGCGCAGCCTCATCGCCGTCTGGGGGGCGGGGGCTGCCGCGGGAGCGGCGGTGGGGGTGGGGGTGGTGCTTACCGTGGTCATACGGCCTCGATTCCACTGATGAGGGGGATCACGGGTCAGCACATCCCCGCGGGCTGGGAGGTCCCGCAGCGGTTGCCGACGAACGTGTTGCCGGACCCCGTCCCCTGGTTGGCCAGGTCCGCCGGCTGGTTGCCCCGTACGTCGTTGTCCTTGATGACGTTGTCGGTGTTCTGGGCGCCCACGAAGCTCTTGAACAGGAGGATTCCGCCGGACAGCGGCGAGGAGCCGACGTTGCCGCGGATGGAGTTCGAACGGATGACCGTCTCCTCGGCTCCGG from Streptomyces sp. NBC_00190 harbors:
- a CDS encoding TetR/AcrR family transcriptional regulator, encoding MARMASAERRRQLTEAAIRAMTRDGVARTTTRSIAAEAGVSLSVFHYCFDSKQVLLESVIETITAHYITVVKEAIQPKATLRETVRAGFQAYWDHVAANPGEHMLTYELTQYALRQPGFEHLARRQYELYAETYTGLVEQLRHTMGFELRIPVPALARYLAAMTDGLTLSLLVLGQDAASADILDTLTDHVAGLVGDHAPQDIL
- a CDS encoding NADP-dependent succinic semialdehyde dehydrogenase — its product is MPIATVNPTTGQTLRTFDELDAAGIERCLADAARAASTYRRSAFAERSELLTRAAALLEAETEDIARTMTTEMGKPLAAARAEASKCAKSMRWYAGRAESLLADEHPAAVDVRDAGASAVRVTYRPLGVILAVMPWNFPLWQVVRFAAPALMAGNVGLLKHASNVPQTALYLGELFHRAGFPRGCFQTLLIGSAAVEDVLRDPRVAAATLTGSEPAGRAVASVAGDEVKKTVLELGGSDPYIVMPSADIDKAARTAVTARVQNNGQSCIAAKRFIVHTDVHDEFAERFTAGMAALTMGDPMEESTDVGPLATASGREDLEQLVDDAVRHGATVLCGGRRPPRHPNGWFYEPTVLADVTPAMRIDQEEAFGPVATLYRVGSLEEAVERANDTPFGLSSNVWTRSEEDVAHVARDLEAGGIFVNGMTASHPALPFGGVKRSGFGRELSGHGIREFCNITTIWQAADTA
- a CDS encoding SpoIIE family protein phosphatase, producing the protein MTSDTAPPGDGAVPEVLALARVVAKLRAEVVGLEGLASTTAVLERAKGVLMALEGLSEDVAYETLLRRAAQGQRTLMEECWITLGRIPAGPASPPVPAAQACPSSEPGPPASGTDRHSAAGHGGAGHRAVLARLADGLAGAHGPDDVAGLLRSALADPAGVDGVMIYAVAPAGSLELAGHAGVGDELAAQWHHVPPLSGLAALEAIDGGQPLWLEDPARDGIRYHLIGDPPGLWPTRAWLPVPGHRPVTAAIGFFRTRQTPFDADTRALLLRAVRLCAAPLRHIGRPPDPGEPGEVEAVQRILDAMSETAVLLTPLRSGTGEVEDYRIDAAAPESVDVAGRRGKELVGRRILETYPTVAGTALWEGYLDTLSTGTVYEGEPFVYEEVTAGVPRQSTYSVRATRLGARLVVSWVRHDSSEREARRLDDMQRLGNLGWAAWHLATNTITWSEQVYAIFDRDPALGPIGLKELPRHVVPDDLARLGAAVKRLLRDGAPVDLPFRVTTTDGVRHLRIFAEAQTDADGTPVEVHGFFQNVTALRDIELALRESERAVLVERGMLQAERTLAARLQHALLPIPEQSLELAGLCIDVAYVPSESGVNVGGDWYSAIELPDRSALFVVGDVAGHGLDAVATMAQLRFTAKGMAVTGSALPDVLSRLNTLLLHTARDTYGATATMIMGRYQPWDRRLTWVRAGHLPPLLIRGGEARFLPLPTGSLLGAGFDSVYAQSTLGLEPGDHLVLYTDGLVEEPGEDLDEGLARLAGTARRLLEEGRGETLARTLAARRQGHRDDICALDIHVPDES
- a CDS encoding galactose-binding domain-containing protein, encoding MTMTAQSHHRHRPLAVLSLLLAVVAMVLGPAASSSADPGWWNPVARPAPDSGINVTGEPFQGTDAQGRVRGFVDAHDHLMSNEGFGGRLICGKPFSEQGITDALKDCPEHYPDGTLAIFDFITKGGDGKHDPNGWPTFKDWPAHDSLTHQQNYYAWVERAWRGGQRVLVNDLVTNGVICSVYFFKDRGCDEMTAIRLEAQKSYDMQAYIDKMYGGPGKGWFRIVTDSAQAREVVKQGKLAVVLGVETSEPFGCKQILDIAQCSKADIDRGLDELYKLGVRSMFLCHKFDNALCGVRFDQGALGTAINVGQFLSTGTFWKTEKCAGPQHDNPIGLAPAASAEKQLPAGVAVPSYAADAQCNTRGLTELGDYAVRGMMKRKMMLEIDHMSVKAAGQAFDILESESYPGVISSHSWMDMDWTERVYRLGGFVAQYMGGAEGFSAEAKRTNALRDKYNVGYGFGTDMNGVGGWPGPRGADTPNPVRYPFRSTDGGSVIDRQTTGVRTWDLNTDGAAHYGLVPDWIEDIRNVGGQDVVDDLFKGAESYLTTWGSSEKHKAGVNLAAGSATSASSAEWNPFTSYAPGRAVDGSTGTRWASDWSDDQWLQVDLGAASLVKRVTLDWERAYGKSYRIELSADGTNWQTAWSTTTGDGGLDTALFAGTPARYVRVHGLGRGTQWGYSLYEVGVYSS